A single region of the Triticum dicoccoides isolate Atlit2015 ecotype Zavitan chromosome 2B, WEW_v2.0, whole genome shotgun sequence genome encodes:
- the LOC119366495 gene encoding zealexin A1 synthase-like, translating into MEMEGWLPFSLIALSTLLALWFFKLSGGKKQPLPPGPWRLPIIGSLHHVVSILPHRTMTQLCRRHGPIMYLQLGEIPTMVVSSKEAVGQMMKAGDLQFANRRTTGMQDIVGFGGKGVTFAPYGDHWRHMRKVCVTELLSSKQVRRMESVRAEEMGSLLCSMTASAGATLNVSQKVAVLSNDVVARAIFGGKFSQQEDFIHASNRIMDLLGGFFLIDLFPSSRLVRWLSSEERRVKSSRDVMQRIITDVIDERKAARAASNGSTYDEGLLDVLLTRQEEDTLESPLTTEMITTVLFDMFGAATDSTSTTLEWAMSELVNHREVMAKAQLEVREVLGPDRAIIASSDLAELHYMRMVIKETFRLHPPAPLLNRTNEEDCKIMGHDMLKGTNIYINVLAISQDPQYWDNPEEFNPERFENSNMDYNGTCFEFTPFGFGRRLCPGITFASSIFEMALANFLYHFDWMLPGGAISESVDMSEKFGLIVRRSSDLHLRAIPHLCSKAMEI; encoded by the exons ATGGAGATGGAGGGGTGGTTGCCCTTCAGTTTGATAGCACTATCCACGCTACTGGCCCTTTGGTTTTTCAAGCTCTCCGGTGGTAAGAAGCAGCCACTGCCTCCAGGGCCATGGAGACTCCCCATCATCGGCAGCCTCCACCACGTCGTCAGCATCCTCCCGCACCGCACCATGACACAGCTGTGTCGTCGGCATGGACCGATAATGTACCTGCAGCTTGGTGAGATCCCCACCATGGTGGTCTCCAGCAAGGAGGCGGTGGGACAGATGATGAAGGCCGGCGACCTCCAGTTCGCGAACCGGCGGACCACCGGGATGCAGGACATCGTCGGCTTTGGTGGCAAGGGCGTCACCTTCGCCCCCTACGGCGACCACTGGCGCCACATGCGCAAGGTGTGCGTCACGGAGCTCCTCAGTTCCAAGCAGGTGAGGCGCATGGAGAGCGTCCGGGCCGAGGAGATGGGCAGCCTCCTCTGCTCCATGACAGCGTCAGCTGGCGCCACCCTCAACGTCAGCCAGAAGGTGGCGGTGCTGAGCAATGACGTCGTGGCACGGGCGATCTTCGGCGGCAAGTTCAGCCAGCAGGAGGATTTCATCCATGCATCCAACAGGATCATGGACCTGCTGGGAGGCTTCTTCCTCATCGACCTCTTCCCATCCTCGAGGCTCGTGCGGTGGTTGAGCAGCGAGGAGCGCCGCGTTAAGAGCAGCCGCGATGTCATGCAACGCATCATCACCGACGTTATCGACGAGCGCAAGGCTGCGAGAGCTGCTAGTAACGGCAGCACCTACGATGAGGGGCTGCTAGACGTGTTGCTCACACGGCAGGAGGAGGACACGCTGGAATCCCCTCTAACCACAGAGATGATAACCACCGTCTTGTTT GACATGTTTGGAGCTGCTACTGATTCCACTTCAACCACTTTAGAGTGGGCTATGTCGGAACTCGTCAATCATCGAGAAGTTATGGCCAAGGCACAATTGGAGGTCCGTGAGGTACTAGGTCCAGATCGAGCTATCATTGCCAGTAGCGACCTTGCAGAACTCCACTACATGCGGATGGTCATCAAGGAAACTTTTAGATTGCATCCACCTGCTCCTCTACTTAACCGCACAAATGAAGAGGACTGCAAAATTATGGGTCATGACATGCTTAAAGGTACGAATATATACATCAATGTCTTGGCAATTTCCCAGGATCCTCAATACTGGGACAATCCCGAAGAGTTTAATCCAGAGAGGTTTGAGAATAGTAACATGGATTATAACGGGACATGCTTCGAATTCACTCCTTTCGGGTTCGGGCGACGCCTTTGTCCTGGGATAACATTCGCCTCATCAATTTTTGAGATGGCATTGGCAAACTTTCTCTATCACTTTGACTGGATGCTTCCTGGCGGGGCCATCTCGGAGTCGGTGGACATGTCCGAGAAATTTGGGTTAATTGTACGCAGAAGTTCTGACCTGCACCTCAGAGCTATTCCACACCTATGCTCCAAAGCTATGGAGATTTAA